A region from the Oncorhynchus keta strain PuntledgeMale-10-30-2019 chromosome 5, Oket_V2, whole genome shotgun sequence genome encodes:
- the LOC118384603 gene encoding transcription factor 20 isoform X1, with protein sequence MQNFPNNPAPPALPPGFTSRGGGGSSYPPPSTDPQISPRMTDDYTGMQQQTPPNPQSHSRHLLHRGHHHPSQAGHMLAYDARNRAGESSHGNIHSGSSSNPYQKETMDYYFAMGGKDRHRRGGMAYGAGFGYSNMDGHIPQQYRQAGTSSSGMISPYPLDYGSTAGSGGSSSGSSGAGAFSPSHQYKMGQNPAMQPALGPQMQHRQHGQNYPAHQALQHGQQHRTYPISGHRMPPQFSHYSPQGSASTGSSGMYSSPPQRYHDGASSGGGFEPKVNNSPNMNSNSNSISSSATTNDVGSLENVAKSYHSSSYPSYSPQTHPLHKQATLQHRNSQHNLGIGYDNSLKMQHHAPPPGPVYSKHHQSTNPGMPQQPCQEIAKSPMHSQPQQGQINQNFSPISNPSPAASAVQSPSCSSSPSPLMGVSEVHGNPLCPPHVPSHPPPTNPRSCRGRLLQTMPQLSPTPNSNSSISSCGSSGSNKATGLNTSAGGGHLVSNRSRMAAGTGKGSHEEGSSSSVYSSSPLDKLMQDPGLNSLNALTSQVANLPNTVQHMLLTDTLMSHRRGKDGQSQMLQALQAIPSTQPRSRSVSAASSSGIGRGEGAISEAGGDEDSFLVSERVSSRAKEEPDEQISEGGKSRMRQMSGTSSGSEPTGYYPPPSQSQISIVSSKNQSHTGKSDQGSQGKRMLTESSTKQSLNPSDVSERKTTETRTPSLSSPSSAPQSAEPGPSVHSRPPVSSTPSCPIPSPAPQFHPNCATDVNTKNGLRKTREIKYEGIKDESGGMVEKNEKGTHGEQTREGHVRQDGQDKENKLDRSSLRNKKSDEKDGKRCKTRDLDNSNQDQNIEEQPNPGGVGVIVSTRCEVNHPEKATCAQDNCIEEKHSDSFFRESSRHNGEEGMDLSVYSSHHEVPQKSNFGRSVPQNHPLSGPQKYGYQESPHGAAMGLKNRGRPSPGSVTGSNSRYQGFHQPKPSYGPEHTKDVAGTTVEGSVRRREGSGARGHDDNSQLQLPFPSLLQEVLQGYHLDRRYGRSEQALTAHLQAQNMTRQQYQTRHPYGMAESMRTQTGVGEVTSHPSRMTSLGKPLQLNQRQGPGSDFVPKSPQSSLRSEGVDTKGSHSASSEKNKMATPQRHLTHMPQSTEFLSGPPPKHINLADYSLPHRKPPSGLPSSSSAVQELLLQETEPLAGSVGTIDQIESQMLTSSLLPPSKERRSVICDVCPNRRSTPERDGKREREREKSPIGASVIQLPSTNDLGNSKELGDEKEVGVKVASKETAEAVHHSGLTTKETDVEHHNKALHPSVVMNAEPLRRGNIDLTTTMPSQHLQQTSHYPSTINPLSPPSRHQSYPQGVDLSTGHASGFPGSRFGDAREGNMMPRNPHFHNPYHSPQVQLQNPQSANKLQMYTRLHAHDLDDRLNWVATINRPTKDMMQSSTSPGRHKLSHSEQRQRMPSPTDILHNRQTFAKQQVPHQNTYYDMKMWESTHSGRESVGMLEGDPYQRSQQPPPAAPLGSVAHQLVPTAPPVSNILDSPVSQVVKEEIFKSLHPTPTPNSMKTVGPSIGGNVNSMMPQSHRPNKTGGSGDTNPLMLRRRVRSFISPIPAKRQHQDVSQQRSAPSSYHSPLAYSESSLQNDDDSSSSDITTLGSPNTPCPTPGQSTYSQSSSPVQGKKSLPPRKGRGLKLEAIVQKITPNVKKSTNSGHTDVDSNDFAGFSHTEMSQFTDTQDEEECLPYLDESLSLSDIMPYTGVDETGPLPPTAYPCDPHQTSHVLKRGTTGTVTRPLQPDFDFGLGTAASSTGDGDKEMPADFTLLGPLPPPPPLPCPVQGSPPPSSSALSDIQHFTNTYQQLETRRGEQSAANLLRQKLEETGIAFDDYSSSDYYGTTPPHHSQAQGHLLRQPHQTSPRSSLAMTGSPQDSKQSDNSVPKGYFPSGKKKGRPVGSVNKQKRAQASQAQSQNVSPSALSGPPIQSPATVSPQVAPSPSTTASAPSVTPPTDQKMTPPEIPPVLTQAVKVDAESEDTQPETEVKSVCQKQGGVKDESEVVGSRGRQRRRRRGVAAAAAKDDLEAATRAGGHFDNSRVFPDNSKCAFAPYIHVERKVAEIGAVCTIVNGEEEKMKGERGAVGGKASSSGIEALLTSALLSQLPRRDGEIERVKEKRELEDVDSALQAGKALPSSEYLLPGPVITESIHSGRLLCCLCQKWANYKNLGDLYGPYYPPEYATRLPKNQPQIRQSLVTTGMSRNVQNLDAISNVLTTQGRELQDVPTIKSSTYSDYMFNQETNTTSPATAVGTASPAGGGEMLYLASKLAKTTTNKTTVLKWDMPPELKPITELRKQPELQNEPTYSQQNQPCQQQQTEDTQQRPQHRKLTSHPRFKRRQKSSENSTRMVPSNSKASLPFQPPPPTLDSLGPLAQLAQLPQMPIDPEELWVHEACMVWTSGVYLVNGRLYGLQEALDGARDTVCSYCEMVGSTLGCYSKGCTLRYHYPCAMDADCSLNEDNFSLRCPKHKVKRESFPRAASQLNLCTLSSLREAERDTEEEETQEYRIGMLGR encoded by the exons ATGCAGAATTTCCCCAACAATCCAGCACCTCCAGCTCTTCCTCCTGGATTTACTAGTAGgggtggaggtggctcctcttACCCACCACCGTCAACAGATCCCCAGATATCCCCAAGGATGACCGATGACTACACTGGGATGCAACAGCAAACCCCTCCAAACCCTCAAAGTCACAGTCGACACCTACTCCATCGAGGGCACCACCACCCTAGTCAGGCTGGCCATATGCTTGCTTATGATGCAAGAAACAGAGCTGGGGAATCATCACACGGTAATATTCACAGTGGCAGTAGTAGCAACCCTTACCAAAAGGAAACAATGGATTATTATTTTGCAATGGGTGGAAAGGACAGACATAGAAGAGGAGGTATGGCATATGGGGCAGGTTTTGGGTACTCAAATATGGATGGACATATACCTCAGCAGTACAGACAAGCTGGAACTAGCTCCTCCGGGATGATATCTCCCTATCCTTTGGACTATGGTTCGACGGCCGGCTCAGGTGGTAGTAGCAGTGGCAGCAGTGGTGCTGGAGCATTTTCCCCCTCCCATCAGTACAAAATGGGTCAGAACCCTGCAATGCAGCCAGCATTAGGGCCTCAGATGCAGCACCGCCAACATGGACAGAATTACCCCGCCCATCAAGCTCTGCAACATGGGCAGCAGCATAGGACTTATCCCATCTCTGGACACAGAATGCCTCCACAGTTCTCACACTACTCCCCACAGGGTAGTGCATCCACAGGGTCATCAGGAATGTACAGCTCCCCACCACAGAGATATCATGATGGGGCCAGCAGTGGTGGTGGATTTGAACCTAAAGTCAACAACTCTCCTAATATGAACTCTAATTCAAACTCAATTTCAAGTTCAGCTACAACAAACGATGTTGGATCACTGGAGAATGTTGCAAAGAGTTACCACTCTTCAAGTTATCCCTCATACTCCCCACAAACCCATCCACTCCACAAACAAGCCACCCTCCAGCACCGCAATTCTCAGCACAATTTAGGAATAGGTTATGACAACTCTCTGAAAATGCAGCATCATGCCCCTCCACCAGGTCCTGTATATTCTAAACATCACCAATCCACCAATCCCGGAATGCCTCAACAACCGTGTCAAGAAATAGCCAAATCGCCAATGCATTCTCAACCCCAACAGGGCCAGATTAACCAAAACTTCAGCCCTATATCTAACCCCTCTCCAGCTGCCTCTGCAGTGCAGTCTCCCAGTTGTAGCTCCTCACCTTCCCCGTTGATGGGTGTCTCAGAAGTTCATGGGAACCCTTTATGTCCCCCACATGTTCCATCACATCCTCCTCCCACAAATCCTCGTAGTTGCCGTGGTCGGTTATTGCAGACGATGCCTCAGTTGAGTCCCACACCCAACTCCAACAGCAGCATCAGTAGTTGTGGCAGCAGTGGCAGTAACAAAGCTACTGGTCTGAATACAAGCGCTGGAGGTGGTCACTTAGTCTCAAACCGAAGCAGAATGGCTGCAGGTACAGGAAAAGGATCACATGAAGAAGGGTCATCCTCGTCTGTCTATTCATCTTCTCCTCTTGACAAACTCATGCAAGATCCTGGCTTGAACAGTCTAAATGCTTTGACATCACAGGTAGCAAATTTACCCAATACAGTGCAACATATGCTTCTCACTGACACATTAATGTCACATAGAAGGGGGAAAGATGGACAAAGTCAAATGCTGCAGGCATTACAAGCCATTCCTTCTACTCAACCAAGGAGTCGAAGTGTCAGTGCTGCCTCAAGCAGTGGGATTGGTCGTGGTGAAGGTGCTATCTCGGAGGCTGGAGGTGATGAAGATTCCTTTCTGGTGTCCGAAAGAGTATCATCAAGGGCCAAAGAGGAACCCGATGAGCAGATTTCTGAGGGGGGAAAATCTAGAATGCGGCAGATGAGTGGCACAAGCAGTGGCTCAGAACCAACTGGCTACTATCCTCCTCCATCTCAGAGTCAGATATCAATCGTTTCAAGTAAAAACCAATCCCATACTGGAAAGAGTGATCAGGGTTCACAAGGGAAGAGGATGTTAACGGAATCTTCTACAAAACAATCTCTGAATCCATCAGATGTTTCTGAAAGAAAGACAACTGAAACCCGGACACCTTCATTGtcatctccctcctctgctcctcaATCTGCTGAGCCTGGTCCAAGTGTACATTCTCGCCCTCCTGTTTCCTCTACTCCCTCATGCCCCATTCCCTCTCCTGCTCCTCAGTTCCACCCAAACTGTGCCACTGATGTTAATACTAAAAATGGGCTTAGGAAAACAAGGGAAATTAAATATGAAGGAATTAAAGATGAAAGTGGAGGGATGGTTGAAAAAAATGAAAAAGGCACCCATGGAGAGCAGACTCGAGAGGGACACGTGCGACAAGATGGGCAGGACAAAGAAAATAAATTGGATCGATCTTCCTTGCGTAACAAAAAAAGTGATGAGAAGGATGGAAAACGATGTAAGACACGAGATTTGGACAACTCCAATCAAGATCAAAATATTGAGGAACAGCCAAATCCTGGTGGAGTGGGTGTTATTGTGTCAACCCGTTGTGAGGTAAATCATCCAGAAAAAGCTACATGTGCACAAGACAACTGCATAGAGGAGAAACATTCAGACAGCTTCTTTAGAGAGTCTAGTCGTCATAATGGGGAGGAAGGAATGGATTTGAGTGTATATTCCTCTCATCATGAAGTTCCCCAGAAATCTAACTTTGGGCGGTCTGTCCCTCAAAATCATCCCCTCTCAGGTCCTCAAAAATATGGTTATCAAGAGTCACCACATGGTGCTGCCATGGGTTTGAAGAACAGGGGGAGACCTAGTCCAGGGAGTGTAACTGGATCAAATTCAAGGTATCAAGGCTTCCATCAGCCAAAGCCCAGTTATGGGCCTGAACACACCAAGGATGTCGCGGGTACTACAGTTGAGGGATcagtgaggagaagagaaggatcAGGAGCAAGAGGACATGATGATAATTCTCAACTCCAGCTTCCATTTCCAAGCCTCTTGCAGGAGGTTCTACAGGGTTATCACTTAGACCGGCGCTATGGGCGATCTGAACAGGCACTAACTGCCCATCTCCAGGCTCAAAATATGACTCGGCAACAGTACCAAACCAGGCATCCTTATGGCATGGCTGAAAGTATGAGAACCCAAACTGGAGTTGGAGAGGTTACTTCCCACCCCTCCCGAATGACAAGCCTTGGAAAGCCTCTTCAACTAAATCAGCGCCAGGGGCCTGGATCTGATTTTGTACCAAAATCACCTCAATCCTCCTTGAGGTCTGAAGGAGTAGATACTAAGGGATCTCACAGTGCTTCTTCAGAGAAAAATAAAATGGCAACACCGCAGCGTCACCTGACCCATATGCCACAGTCTACAGAGTTTTTGTCTGGACCTCCACCAAAACACATCAATTTAGCCGACTACTCGTTACCTCACAGGAAACCCCCTTCAGGTCTGCCCAGCTCATCTTCAGCTGTACAGGAACTCCTATTGCAGGAAACAGAGCCGCTAGCGGGCAGTGTTGGAACCATAGATCAAATTGAGTCTCAAATGTTGACGTCCTCCCTTTTACCTCCATCTAAAGAGCGCCGCTCTGTCATATGTGATGTTTGTCCCAATCGCCGCAGTACACCAGAAAGGGATGGGAAACGTGAAAGAGAGCGGGAAAAAAGTCCAATTGGTGCCTCTGTCATCCAACTGCCATCAACAAATGATCTAGGGAACAGTAAGGAGTTAGGAGATGAAAAAGAGGTTGGAGTGAAGGTAGCATCAAAGGAGACTGCAGAGGCTGTCCATCATAGTGGTCTTACAACCAAGGAAACTGATGTTGAGCATCATAACAAGGCTTTACACCCATCTGTGGTTATGAATGCAGAGCCTCTTAGAAGAGGTAATATTGATTTGACCACCACCATGCCCTCTCAACATCTGCAGCAAACCTCTCACTATCCCTCTACCATCAACCCTCTGTCTCCaccatcaagacatcagtcatacCCACAAGGTGTAGATTTATCTACAGGGCATGCCAGTGGCTTTCCTGGTTCCAGGTTTGGTGATGCAAGAGAGGGCAATATGATGCCACGTAACCCCCATTTTCACAATCCCTACCACTCACCCCAAGTTCAATTACAAAACCCACAATCCGCAAACAAATTACAAATGTATACTCGCCTCCATGCTCATGACTTGGATGACAGACTTAATTGGGTAGCTACCATTAATAGACCCACCAAGGATATGATGCAGTCCAGTACTTCTCCAGGTAGACATAAACTCAGTCATTCAGAGCAGAGACAAAGAATGCCGTCTCCAACTGACATTTTGCACAATCGCCAAACGTTCGCTAAACAGCAAGTTCCTCATCAGAACACTTACTATGACATGAAAATGTGGGAGTCAACACACTCTGGTAGAGAGAGTGTGGGGATGTTGGAGGGGGATCCTTACCAGAGAAGTCAACAGCCACCTCCTGCTGCTCCTCTTGGGTCTGTTGCCCACCAATTGGTTCCAACAGCTCCACCAGTCTCCAACATTCTTGACTCACCTGTCTCCCAAGTGGTTAAAGAAGAAATCTTTAAATCACTCCATCCAACACCTACACCTAATTCCATGAAAACAGTTGGTCCCAGTATTGGTGGCAATGTCAATTCCATGATGCCACAGAGCCATCGACCAAATAAAACTGGGGGTTCTGGGGACACTAATCCATTAATGTTGAGGAGGAGAGTTCGATCTTTCATTTCCCCTATCCCTGCCAAGAGGCAGCATCAGGATGTATCACAGCAAAGGAGTGCCCCTAGTTCATATCACTCACCTTTGGCCTACTCTGAATCCAGCCTCCAAAACGACGATGACTCATCCAGTTCAGATATAACTACACTTGGTTCGCCTAATACTCCTTGTCCCACACCTGGACAAAGCACTTATTCACAATCCTCCTCACCTGTTCAGGGTAAAAAGAGTCTGCCTCCAAGAAAAGGGAGAGGTTTGAAACTGGAGGCTATTGTTCAGAAAATTACACCAAATGTGAAGAAATCTACTAACAGCGGCCATACCGATGTTGACTCAAATGATTTTGCTGGATTTTCTCACACTGAAATGTCACAGTTTACTGACACACAGGACGAAGAGGAATGTTTGCCTTATCTCGATGAAAGTCTCTCATTAAGTGACATTATGCCCTACACAGGGGTTGATGAGACTGGACCGTTACCTCCCACCGCATACCCCTGtgatcctcaccagacatcacacgTTCTTAAACGCGGCACCACAGGAACTGTTACAAGACCTTTGCAGCCAGACTTTGACTTTGGGTTAGGGACTGCAGCATCTAGTACTGGtgatggagataaagagatgcCCGCTGACTTCACCTTGTTAGGGCCCTtacccccacctccaccactaccttgtcCAGTACAGGGCTCCCCCCCACCTTCTTCATCTGCCTTGTCTGATATTCAACATTTCACTAATACTTACCAGCAACTTGAGACTCGAAGAGGTGAACAATCTGCTGCTAACCTTCTGAGACAAAAACTTGAAGAAACTGGGATTGCATTTGATGATTACAGTAGCAGTGACTATTATGGAaccaccccaccacaccacagtCAGGCTCAAGGGCACTTACTAAGACAGCCACATCAAACTTCTCCAAGGTCATCTTTGGCAATGACAGGGTCACCACAAGATTCCAAACAATCAGACAATTCTGTACCCAAAGGCTATTTCCCATCAGGCAAGAAGAAGGGAAGGCCTGTTGGAAGTGTGAATAAGCAAAAACGTGCTCAAGCCTCCCAGGCCCAGTCACAGAATGTGAGCCCAAGTGCTCTGTCTGGCCCACCCATTCAATCTCCTGCAACTGTTAGTCCACAGGTAGCCCCAAGCCCTAGCACTACAGCCTCTGCCCCATCAGTCACTCCTCCGACTGATCAGAAAATGACTCCTCCTGAGATTCCACCAGTCTTGACCCAAGCAGTAAAAGTGGATGCTGAAAGTGAGGACACTCAGCCAGAGACTGAGGTGAAATCAGTCTGCCAGAAACAAGGGGGGGTGAAAGACGAGAGTGAGGTAGTGGGATCAAGaggcaggcagaggaggagaagaagaggagtagcagcagcgGCGGCCAAAGATGACCTGGAAGCGGCTACAAGAGCAGGGGGACATTTTGATAACAGCAGAGTTTTTCCTGATAATAGCAAGTGTGCCTTTGCGCCATACATACATGTGGAGAGGAAAGTAGCTGAGATAGGAGCCGTGTGCACAATTGTGAATGGTGAAGAGGAAAAGATGAAGGGAGAGCGTGGAGCAGTTGGAGGGAAAGCAAGCAGTAGTGGTATTGAAGCTCTTTTGACCTCAGCTCTTTTGTCTCAACTGcctaggagagatggagaaattgAGAGGGTCAAAGAGAAGAGGGAACTGGAGGATGTAGACTCTGCCCTCCAGGCAGGAAAGGCTCTACCTTCATCTGAGTACCTTCTACCAGGCCCTGTGATTACTGAATCTATTCATTCTGGCCGTCTTCTCTGCTGCCTGTGCCAGAAATGGGCCAATTACAAAAACCTTGGGGATCTCTATGGACCTTACTACCCTCCTGAATATGCTACAAGGCTTCCCAAGAATCAACCCCAGATTCGACAGAGTCTTGTAACTACTGGGATGAGTAGAAATGTGCAAAATCTCGACGCCATTTCAAATGTGTTGACCACCCAGGGCCGTGAACTGCAAGATGTGCCAACTATCAAGTCCTCAACTTATAGTGATTACATGTTCAATCAAGAGACAAATACAACTTCCCCTGCCACTGCTGTTGGCACTGCCTCTCCAGCAGGTGGAGGGGAGATGCTTTATCTGGCCAGCAAACTTGCTAAAACCACCACCAACAAGACAACAGTTCTTAAGTGGGACATGCCTCCAGAGTTAAAACCAATTACTGAGCTAAGGAAACAACCTGAACTTCAGAATGAGCCCACTTACAGTCAGCAAAACCAACCATGCCAGCAACAGCAGACAGAAGACACTCAACAAAGGCCACAACACAGAAAGCTGACGTCGCACCCGAGATTTAAAAGGAGACAGAAATCCAGTGAGAATTCCACAAGAATGGTGCCATCCAACAGCAAAGCCTCATTGCCATTCCAGCCCCCTCCCCCAACCTTAGACTCCCTTGGGCCTTTGGCACAGCTGGCCCAACTTCCTCAGATGCCTATAGACCCAGAGGAGCTGTGGGTGCATGAGGCATGCATGGTCTGGACCAGTGGGGTTTACCTGGTCAATGGAAGACTGTATGGCCTACAGGAGGCACTAGATGGTGCCAGAGACACA gTCTGCTCTTATTGTGAAATGGTTGGCTCAACCCTCGGCTGTTACAGCAAAGGCTGCACACTGAGATATCACTACCCGTGTGCCATGGATGCAG ACTGCTCTCTGAATGAAGATAACTTTTCACTACGATGTCCAAAGCATAAGGTAAAAAGGGAGAG TTTCCCCAGAGCA